A genome region from Cytophagales bacterium includes the following:
- a CDS encoding glycosyltransferase family 4 protein, translating into MNKKFKLRILIICPRVPYPPDDGGAIAMFDVINHLSKNGHNITVLAINTPKHFQPDNVLDGIALLKTVFVNTNISVFNAFLNLFRKMPYNIERFISKKFKNTLIQLLRSEEYDLIQIEGTFVAWYVDIIKKNINIPVILRSHNLEYQIWARLAYNEKKIFKKWYLEKLARGVKDFEREYLNKFDAIAAITENDKQSMRQLGCTTPIEYIPAGVELERFKNNNNNITKPNSIFILGALNWMPNLEALEWFLEHIWPAVHKNLPEITLHIAGKDTPGYLFKLNLENVHVHGFVDSASDFMQQHDLMVVPLLSGSGMRIKIIEGMALSKCIISTSLGAEGIDCENDRNILICDTPQEWIDTIANYFKDTSPGLLIGKNARQLINQKYKNEIIIKRFIHLYNYLIANS; encoded by the coding sequence ATGAATAAAAAATTCAAATTGAGGATCCTCATAATCTGTCCACGCGTACCATATCCTCCTGATGACGGTGGCGCTATTGCTATGTTTGATGTGATCAACCATCTTTCTAAGAACGGTCACAATATCACTGTTCTTGCCATTAATACGCCCAAACATTTTCAGCCGGATAATGTCTTAGATGGCATAGCATTGCTAAAAACCGTTTTTGTAAACACCAACATCTCAGTATTTAACGCGTTCTTAAATCTATTCAGAAAAATGCCATACAACATTGAACGATTTATTTCTAAAAAATTTAAAAATACTTTAATTCAGCTTTTACGATCAGAAGAATACGACCTGATACAAATAGAGGGAACTTTTGTAGCCTGGTATGTAGATATAATTAAAAAAAATATCAATATTCCGGTAATATTACGTTCACACAATTTAGAATATCAAATCTGGGCACGATTAGCATATAACGAAAAAAAAATATTTAAAAAATGGTATTTAGAAAAACTTGCCAGAGGAGTAAAAGATTTTGAAAGAGAATATCTTAATAAGTTTGATGCGATCGCTGCCATCACAGAAAATGATAAACAAAGTATGAGGCAATTAGGCTGTACTACTCCTATTGAATATATACCGGCAGGGGTAGAATTGGAAAGATTTAAAAATAATAATAATAATATTACCAAACCAAACAGTATTTTTATATTAGGCGCTTTGAACTGGATGCCAAATCTTGAAGCCCTTGAATGGTTTTTGGAACATATTTGGCCTGCGGTTCATAAAAATCTCCCGGAGATTACTTTGCATATTGCAGGAAAGGACACACCTGGTTATTTGTTCAAACTAAATCTTGAAAATGTACATGTTCACGGATTTGTGGATTCCGCTTCTGATTTTATGCAGCAGCATGACCTGATGGTAGTACCACTTCTCTCAGGAAGTGGAATGCGCATAAAAATCATAGAGGGCATGGCTCTCAGTAAATGCATTATTTCTACTTCTCTTGGAGCAGAAGGAATAGATTGCGAAAATGACAGGAATATTTTAATTTGCGACACACCGCAGGAATGGATTGACACTATCGCCAACTATTTTAAGGATACCTCTCCAGGTCTGTTAATTGGAAAAAATGCAAGACAGTTAATTAATCAAAAATACAAAAACGAAATTATTATTAAGAGATTTATCCATTTATACAATTATCTAATAGCTAATAGCTAA